DNA sequence from the Streptomyces cinnabarinus genome:
CAGGCCCGAACACCGCCGTAAGTTCCCAGGCCAACGGCGCTCTGCCGGAAGGGCCGTGTGGCGATGACGACTGCGGGATCCGCGATGTGCTGGACCGGCTGGGCGATCGGTGGACCGTGCTGGTGGTCGTGGAGCTCACCAAGGGCAGCCGCCGCTACGGCGAGTTGGAGCGTGCGATACCCGGTATCTCGCAGCGCATGCTCTCCCTGACCACGAAGCGGCTCGGCCGGGACGGGCTGGTCGAACGGATTGTGCATCCGACCCTCCCGCCCCAGGTCGAGTACCGCCTGACGCCGATGGGCCGCGGCTTCTCGGCCGTGATCTCCGGGCTTGCCGACTGGTCCCGCGATCACAAACCCGCCATCGCGGCGGCCCGGACCGCCTGGGACGCGGAGCACCCCGGGAGTGCGGGCGGGATGTAGCCCACGGGGCCGTTCAACTCCCGTACGGCCGCCTCTCCTTCGCCTCCCGCAGGGCCGTCCCCCACCACTCCAGCTGGTCCAGCATCGTCTTCGCCGCCGCGTCCGGGGCCGAGGGGTCCTTCAGGCGGCCGGAGTCGTCGAAGGAGGCGCCGGCGTTGTGGAAGGAGACGGTGTCGCGGACGGTGACGGCATGGAGTTCGGCGAAGACCTGGCGAAGGTGCTCGGCGGCGCGCAGACCGCCCGCAAGGCCGCCGTAGGAGATCAGAGCCACGGGCTTGGCGCGCCACTCCGCGTAGTGCCAATCGATGAGGTTCTTCAGGCCCGCCGGGAAGGAGTGGTTGTACTCGGGGGTCAGGACGATGAACGCGTCAGCGCGGGCCAGCTTCGGGCTCACGTCGGCGAGGGCCGCGGTCGCCTCCTCGGTGCGGGCGAAGGACGTGGGCAGTTCGATCCCGGCCACGTCCACGACCTCGGCCGCAAGGTCCTCGCGGCGCTCCACGTGCTCCAGGATCCAGTCGGCGACGACCGGGCCGAAGCGGCCG
Encoded proteins:
- a CDS encoding winged helix-turn-helix transcriptional regulator is translated as MSGPNTAVSSQANGALPEGPCGDDDCGIRDVLDRLGDRWTVLVVVELTKGSRRYGELERAIPGISQRMLSLTTKRLGRDGLVERIVHPTLPPQVEYRLTPMGRGFSAVISGLADWSRDHKPAIAAARTAWDAEHPGSAGGM
- a CDS encoding NADPH-dependent FMN reductase, coding for MTSAMEPLNVTVVIGSNRHGRFGPVVADWILEHVERREDLAAEVVDVAGIELPTSFARTEEATAALADVSPKLARADAFIVLTPEYNHSFPAGLKNLIDWHYAEWRAKPVALISYGGLAGGLRAAEHLRQVFAELHAVTVRDTVSFHNAGASFDDSGRLKDPSAPDAAAKTMLDQLEWWGTALREAKERRPYGS